The genomic interval GCGCGCTTCAGGGCTGGTTCAGCCGAGCCGCCGATCCAGATCGGGATCGGGCGCTGGATCGGCAGCGGGTTGATGCCGGCCGCCGTCACCGTCTCGTACTGGCCGTTGTGGGTGAAGGCCGGCTCCTGCCAGTAGCGGCGCAGCAGCGCGATCTGCTCCTCGAAGCGCCGTGCCCGGTTCTTGAAGCTCATGCCCAGGCCTTCGTACTCGACCCAGTTCCACCCGATGCCGACGCCGAGGCGCAGCTTGCCGCCGCTCAGCACGTCGATCTCGGCGGCCTGCTTCGCCACGAGCGCTGTCTGCCGCTGCGGCAGGATCACGACGGCGGTCACCAGCTCCAGCTTCGGGGCGGCTGCCGCCACGTACCCGAAAAGCACGAAGACCTCGTGAAACATCGTCTCCGACGTGTACGGCCCGCTCCAGCCCGGATACGCCGAGGTGTCCGCGCCGAGCACGTGATCGTAGATCAGCAGGTGCTTGTAGCCAAGCCCCTCAGCCGTCTGCACGTACTCGCGGACGCCGCCGACGTCCGCGCCGATCTCGGTCTGCGGGAACGTCACTCCAATGGCGATCTGCCGGCCATCGCTCATGCGTCAATCCCTCCTTCGTAGGTCGTAGGTCGTAGGTCGTAGGTCGTAGGTCGTAGGTCGTAGGTCGTAGGTCGTAGGTCGTAGGTCGTAGGTCGTAGGTCGTAGATGTTGGTGAAAGCATGCAAGTTGCTGTTGTCATCCTGAGCGCAGCGAAGGACCTCACCCGCTGACGCGAACGTTGACGGTCGGCGGGTGACGCGAGGGTTGACGGTCAGCGGGAGGGGCGCACGATGACGGTCAGCGGGTGAGGTCCTTCGCTGCGCTCAGGATGACAATTGTGAGTCGCGAGCTTACATTCCCACGATCCACGATCCACGATCCACGATCCACGATCCACGATCCACGTCTCGTCAGATGACGGTGTTCTCCAGGACGCCGATCCCTTCGATCTCCATGCGGATCCGGTCGCCGGGCTGGAGCCACACCTGCGGATGCAGCCCCAGGCCCACGCCGGCCGGCGTGCCCGTGGCGATGATATCGCCCGGCTCCAGCGTGAGCTGCTGGGTCAGGAAGGCGATGATGGCGGGTACGTCGAAGATCAGCGTGTGGGTGTTGCCGTTCTGGCGCAGCTGACCGTTGATCCAGGTCCGCAGTTGGAGGTGGCTCGGATCGGGGATCTCGTCGGCGAGCGCCAGGCAGGGGCCGAACGGCGCTGAGCTGTCGAAGTTCTTCCCGAGGATGATGCCGCCGTCCTTGCCAAGCTGAAGGTCGCGTGCGCTCACGTCGTTCATGATCGTGTAGCCGGCGACGTAGCCCAGCGCCTCCTCACGCGGGACCGACTTCGCTCGTTTCCCGATCACCACCGCCAGCTCGATCTCGTAGTCGAGCTGCTCGGTGGTGGGCGGCCGGACAATCGGATCGTTCGGGCCGACGATGCAGCTTGGCGCTTTGAGGAAGACGCTGGGCCAGCGCGGCAGCGCACGGCCGGCCTCGGCAGCATGGTCGGCGTAGTTGACGCCGATGCAGACGATCTTCGGCGGGCGCGCGATCGGCGCGAGCAGCGTCACCGCGTCGAGTGGCGTGGCCGCACCGCCCTGCGCGGCGGCGCGGGCGCGGTCCAGTGTTTCGGGACCGCCCTGAATCAGGCCGAGGACATCGGCAGGCAGACCTGGATCGGCGGCGAGCAGGTCGACAACGCCATGCTCGGTCAGGGCCCCGGCGCGCGCTGCGCCCGTCTGCTGACGGTAGGTTACCAGACGCATCCCAGTCCTCCCGGCGGCCGTCATTGGCCGCGTCGCTGACACGCCGGGACTATGCGTCAGAACCGGCCGGCTGTCAATGCTCGGCCATGTTGCAGCATCGCAGGCGCACGGGCACACGCGCGGGCCATCCCACGCCTCCTCGCCCAGCCTCCCCCTCATGCTCCCGCGGCGTCGCAGAATCGAACAGCCCTACGCGTGATTGGAACCTGCTTCCTCGCCGCATGCACACCACGTGCATCCTCCAATCCGGCCGCCCAGCGCGACCTCGCGGCGCTGCGCTCTTCCGTGATGACCGGCCGGTGTGCGGATGCACCGACTGTTCCGCGCGTATTCCGGGCGAGCGCGTACAGATGCCTGGCGCGGCATGTGCAGAGGCTGCACAGTCA from Chloroflexota bacterium carries:
- a CDS encoding LLM class F420-dependent oxidoreductase; the protein is MAIGVTFPQTEIGADVGGVREYVQTAEGLGYKHLLIYDHVLGADTSAYPGWSGPYTSETMFHEVFVLFGYVAAAAPKLELVTAVVILPQRQTALVAKQAAEIDVLSGGKLRLGVGIGWNWVEYEGLGMSFKNRARRFEEQIALLRRYWQEPAFTHNGQYETVTAAGINPLPIQRPIPIWIGGSAEPALKRAAEVADGFFPQRPLEGGWPATLERMRGWREAAGKPWEGYGIEARINAGTGAPDDWRATYEEWKSLGATHITINTMNGGLKGPAEHIARIREVKDTLG
- a CDS encoding fumarylacetoacetate hydrolase family protein; this translates as MRLVTYRQQTGAARAGALTEHGVVDLLAADPGLPADVLGLIQGGPETLDRARAAAQGGAATPLDAVTLLAPIARPPKIVCIGVNYADHAAEAGRALPRWPSVFLKAPSCIVGPNDPIVRPPTTEQLDYEIELAVVIGKRAKSVPREEALGYVAGYTIMNDVSARDLQLGKDGGIILGKNFDSSAPFGPCLALADEIPDPSHLQLRTWINGQLRQNGNTHTLIFDVPAIIAFLTQQLTLEPGDIIATGTPAGVGLGLHPQVWLQPGDRIRMEIEGIGVLENTVI